A stretch of DNA from Acidobacteriota bacterium:
TCCGCGTACCAACGCCGCAACGCGCCGGGCGTCGTCGTCGGAATCGTTGATGCCGTCGAGCAGAACGTACTCGAACGTCACGTATTCTCGCGGGCCAAGCGGAAACTCGCGGCAGGCCTGCATCAGTTCGCTCAGCGGATATTTGCGGTTGAGCGGCATCAGGGCCGTCCGCTGTTCATCACTTGAGGCGTTCAGGGAAACGGCCAGTTTAGGCCGTGCCGATGCTTGCGCGAACCTGCGGATCTGAGGGATGACGCCGGCAGTTGAAACCGTCATGCGCCGAAGGGCCAGCGCCAACCCGTTCGAATCGGATAGAATCCCGACAGCTTTCATCACCGCATCCAGGTTCAGCATGGGCTCGCCCATGCCCATGAAAACCAGGTTTACAGGGGTCTCAGCCGGAACCTGCTGGGCATCGAGAACAGCGGCAACCTGGCCCACAATTTCCCCAACGGCAAGGTTGCGTTTTACTCCCAGCAACGCCGTAAAACAGAATCGGCAGCCCACTGCGCAACCCACCTGGCTTGAAAGGCAGAGCGTTACACGGTTCTCAATCGGCATGTAGACGGTCTCAATGCTTTCGCCGTCATCGAGAGCAAACAGGTAACGCACCGCGCCATCGCGCGAGGCAACCTGCGCTTTGATCTCGGGCCAGTCCAGGCGGCAGCGGCCAAGGAGGTCCTGCCTGAGGTCCACTGGGATGTCTGTGAACGCATTCAGATCACGCACCCGCCGCCCGTAGAGATTGCGAAACAATTGTTTGCCGCGGTATTTCGGCTGGCCGCACTCCACCGCCAGTTGTTCAAGTTCTGTCTTGCCGAGCCCGAAAATATTGCCTTCCATGGGATTCGTAAACATGGCTAGCTTTGTTGTGCCCGCAGGTGCTTCGCCCGACGTTCGTCTGGTGGGCGGCTTATCAGGATTCATAACTCATAACTCAGAACTCATAACTCCGAAGTCTCTGGCACGAGCAAATTATTCTCAACATTGACGCCCAATTCAGTATATCTTACATCCTGTAAGCTTCCCCTTTAGTTGTGAAAGGATGCCCATGAGTCCGCGCCGAGTTGATCCTGAGCTTACCGCACGACGCCGCGAAGCTCTGATCAAGGCGGGCTACGCCGAAATCCTCGAGAAAGGCCTGAATGCCACCACCATCGATTCCGTGGTGGCGCGCGCCAATTCCAGCAAGGGCGGAGCGCTCCATTATTTCCACAGCAAGGATGATCTCCTTTACGCCGTTCTGGACTGGCTGTTCAGCGAACTCACCCGCAGCCTTGACCAGGTGGCCGCGACCCAGGAATCCCCCCGCGAGCGCCTGGCGGCGGAACTGGAGTTGCTGTTCCACAGCGCCGAAGTCAATCGCAAGCTCTATCTGGTGTTGTTTGATTTTGTCACGCTCGGGGCCCGTGCGGACCGCTTCCGCAAGCTGTTTCACGATTTCTTTGTCGGTTGCCGCAAGCGCGACGCGCAGATCATTATCGAGGGCATTAAGCTGCAGGAGTTTCGCCGCGTCCGTCCGGAAGACGCCGCCGCCACCATTCGCGCCCTGGTTGACGGCTATTGCCTGCAATGGCTGATGGATTCCTCGAACGTCCCTGTGGAAGTTTTCCGCGACCGCTGCGGCGCCGTCCTCGGCGCTTACCTGCTGCGCGGGTGAACCGTTTTGGTAGAGAAGTCCTGCGGGCACTCCGACGCTTTGAATGCGCGGGCGTCCAAGACACACACCTGGGCCACGGTGTATTGCTAGAATGCACCGCCATGAACCTTGTACCTACAAACTTATAGCGCGTGTGAAAGTGTTTTGAACTGGTAATATCCCAATTGTGGTATTTCGCCCCGGCGATAAGTCGGGATATAGACGATTGGTCATTCTAATTCGCCCTGCCATCTTGGATGTCTGCACCGGCGCCGATTACGCGAAGTAACTCTCGAAAGCTTGTATCCCGGCCCCCGGTTTTGCAGCCTGCGGATTTTATTCTCTTTAATGACACGAGCTCTGCAGGCCGCAGGAACGATGGCCAGCGATACTCCCCCCACGGAGCTTGCTCGATGTTGAAAAGCTAGCATCGTAGCCCGCCTTGAACGTACGTGCGCACGACTTTTGGGACAGGTGTGTCATTTTGAGACACATGTCGGAAAAATTCTTGAAAAAACGGCCACTGGACCGAAATGCCAATCGAAAACGGAGCTATCTATCTTGCTTAAAATAAAGTTGATACGCAAGGAACGACCTGGAGCTTTCTACAGAGCGCGACGGCTTGCTTCCAAACTCTAAATTCAGGTATCGGGCAAAAACTTGCCGACCTGCCACCCTGTCCGCGAAAAGGCGGGTGCGATCCGCGATCTACTTTCCGTAGACCGCGTCGTGCCAGTAGGCCTGGTGGCCCCGGTAATCGTCATCCGGCAGATTGGCAATAATGAGGCGGCGTAGTTCGAGCGCGTCTATGGGCCCCTGGTGATCGTAAAGCACTTCTCCTTTGGGGCTGATGAGGACGGTGTAGGGAACAGCACCATTCCACTTGGGATTGAACGCCGCCATCAAATCGTAAATCTGGGGTGCTCCGAAAATCAGGTTCTCACTGGTGGCGTGCTGCTGCTGCAGCTCGTGCAAGACGCCCGCCATTTCGTCTGGATAGTTGATGCTCGCCGTCACAAGCTGGAATGGCCGGTGGCCGTACATCCGGTACATGGTTTGAAAAAGCGGAAGTTCCCTCACGCAGGGGCCGCACCATGTGGCCCAGAAATCAACCAGCAGCAGCTTGCCGGTATTATTCTTACGCAGCGCATCCAGATCGGCGGCCATGGCCGGTTTCACGGACACGGGCTGGCTTTCAATACGGGAAACCTCCTCTTCACTGGCCGCCTCTTTATACATCCATTTGGTGGAACAGCCAACGGCGGGTGTTACGGGCACCTGGACGGGTTTATCCGCCAGCACCTCGTCGATAGCGGTTCGCGCGTCCTGCCGTGTGACGAATTCGGGACGCGGATTGTTGTCAAGCCGGCCGTCATACATCAACTTCCTCTCCGGACCAAAAACGAAAACATGCGGAGTGGCTGTGGGTCCATATGCTCGGGCCACCGCTTGCGTTTCGCCGTCATAAAGGTAAGGAAAATTAAAGTGCCGGTAGGCGGCGCGGATCTTCATCTCGGCAAAGGAATCGCTGACGTCGGTGTAGCCGAGCTCGTCAAGCTGGATGGCTTTGGGATTGTTGGGCTGGATGGCCACAAACGCCACGCTCTTTCCTTTGTAGTCGTTCACAAGCTGCTTGATGCGTGTTTCGTAGAGCTGCGCCGTCGGGCAATGATTGCAGGTGAAAATGATTACCAGAACCTTGGCGGAGGCGTAGTCTTTGAGGCAATGGGTTTCGCCATCAATTCCCGGCAGGCAGAAGCCCGGCGCAGGGGAACCAATCGCAAGCGTCGGGGGGATATCTTCGCCTCGCAGCGGCCCGCAAACAAGGGCAATGGCAAAGCTCAGGACAAGGATGCGCAAGGTGCGACGAAACATGTTCACCACCTCCCGTTCAGACTTGCGTTGGCGGCGAGCGCCGACCAGTACGGGTCATAATGTTATACCAGGTCGGGCGCGTTCGAAACGAATCCCCGGAAGAACCAGAGACCTCAAAATCCGAGGAACGTCCTTCCGCTTGTGTTTATCGAACCGAGGCGAATAGAATACGGCTGGTCAGCATGGTTTTTTCAGGAGGGCAAACATGGTCAATCGAAGAGAGTTTTTGGCGTCAATGGCGGCAGCAGCGTCTGCAGGACCGCTTGCAGCTGCGCCTTCATCGAACCCAGCGCCAGCTGGTTTTTCAAACCCGCTCTCAGCCAGCCCGGCCGCTCTGGCCATCAACGGCGGAAAGCCGGTGCGGGAAAAACTGCTGCAGGTTGCTGATTGCGGCATGGGGACGGAGTATTACGGTAGCGAGGAGCGAGAACGCCTGGATGATGTAGTTACGGCTCGCAGCCCCTTCCGCTGGTACGGTCCGGGATCGAACCAACCCATGCAGTGCGCAAACTTCGAAAAGGCGTTTGGCCGGCGGATGCGGCGCCGCTACGTGCTGGGTGTCACCTCAGGAACGGCCGCGCTGCAGTGCGCCATGGCGGCCCTTGGACTCGGTCCGGGCGATGAAATGATCCTGCCCGCGTGGACGTGGTATTCCTGCTTCAACGCCATCGTTCTGGCGGGTGCGCTTCCAGTTTTTGCGGAAATTGACGAGTCGCTCAACATCGATCCCGACGACATCGAACACCGCATCACGCCCCAGACCAGGGCGATCATGGCTGTGCATCTGGAGGGTTGCCCGGCTGACCTTGACCGAATCCTGCCGATCGCCCGCAAGCATGGGCTGAAAGTGCTGGAAGATTGCGCGCAGAGCCTTGGTGCTGATTACAAGGGCAGGCCCGTGGGCTCCATCGGCGACATCGCCATTTACAGCTTCCAATTCTGCAAGACCATCACATCAGGCGAGGGCGGCGCCGTGGTCACCGACGATCCCGTGTTGTTCGAGCGCGCCTGCCGATTTCACGACCTGGGACCGTTGCGGCCCGCATTGAAGCAGCAACTCGGCGGCGAACGGGTTGCCGGTTTTGCGGGCACTAACTTTCGCATGAGCGAGTTTACCGGCGGAGTGTTGGATGCCCAGCTGGCCAAGCTCGACACTATTGTGGCCGCTCTCAGACAGAATGGGCGCCGCGTTTATGAAGGACTGCGAACTCTGCCAGACCCGCGTTTTCGGCGTTCACCCGACCCCGAGGGCGATCTGAAGGAGAGGATTTATCTGGGCTTCGCCACACGGCAGCATCGCGACCGGTACATGAAAGCAATGCGTGCGGAGAATATTCCCGCCGGCCCGCCCAACGGCTCAGTGATCCTTCCAATTGTTCCGCAGGTGAAGAACAAAGTCACGGCCCACCCGGCGTGGCCCTCGTTCTCGACGCCGCGCGGACGGGAGATCCAATACGGCGCCGAGGCTTGCCCGCGAACCATCGATATCCTGCATCGCTTTGCGGCCGTTCCCATTGATCCCACGTTTACTGAGCAGGACACGCAGGACATCGCCGCCGCAATCAACAAGGTCTATCCGGCCATCATAAACGCGTGAATTGTGGTGGTGCGCCGTCCTTCAAATTGTTTTCAGCCGGCGGAGTTACTAAATCACGGACTCTGAGCTGCACAGGAGAGCGTCGGTCTGTGGAGTTGAAACCTTTCGCCTCGCCGGGTTATAAAAACTTCAGGTGTCTCGTTAACCGGTTGCTTCTATCGAATCATTCCGTTGCCCGGTTGGTGCTGGAGGGGGGGCGAACCCCCACGCTCTTTTGTAGTGCCAGATTTTGGGTTCGGGCACTTTTGCAGGAAGGATGGCGGACGCGACACGGCGAAGAATTCCTAGCTGGTTGAAAGCAAGGCAAGCGCCAGAATGCCAATCAAAATTCCTGTTACGCCCTGCCAGGCAATTTTTTCTTTGAAAAGTAAAATTCCGGCGATTGCTACCACGAGCAAGCTTCCGCCGGTAGTGATGGGGAAAGCTAATTCTCCTGGAGCACCCCGTTCAAGTGCAAAGGCCGTGAATAGCGTGCCGGCAAAGCTACAGGCGCCCATCGTGGGTGCAATCAGGAATCCCTTTCGGGTAGGCCTGATCCTTGCAACAATGACGGCGGGAGTGGTGAGCAGAAAGCCACTAAAGTAGTATTCTGCGATGAACTGATAATGGAAAGCGCATGAGAGATGGTTGGCGGCAAGCACCTTCAGCCCAAAGGGACCCATGCCGTTACACAAGAATGCAACCAGCATTAACTGGACACACCGCCCGCGTGCGTCAGTTTCCAAGGTTTACCTGGTTTTGGAAAGCGGTTTGTTTGTCGAGCCGCTCTTCAGCCTTTTTGTCCTGCCACAAGAGATAGATCGAGAGCCCCGTCAACAGAAGCACGACAACAA
This window harbors:
- the rlmN gene encoding 23S rRNA (adenine(2503)-C(2))-methyltransferase RlmN; amino-acid sequence: MEGNIFGLGKTELEQLAVECGQPKYRGKQLFRNLYGRRVRDLNAFTDIPVDLRQDLLGRCRLDWPEIKAQVASRDGAVRYLFALDDGESIETVYMPIENRVTLCLSSQVGCAVGCRFCFTALLGVKRNLAVGEIVGQVAAVLDAQQVPAETPVNLVFMGMGEPMLNLDAVMKAVGILSDSNGLALALRRMTVSTAGVIPQIRRFAQASARPKLAVSLNASSDEQRTALMPLNRKYPLSELMQACREFPLGPREYVTFEYVLLDGINDSDDDARRVAALVRGIKCKLNLIPFNSGAELPYKPSPVKQVLAFQEVLRNHEVPAYIRISRGQDVMAACGQLRLGTMTQATAPA
- a CDS encoding TetR/AcrR family transcriptional regulator translates to MPMSPRRVDPELTARRREALIKAGYAEILEKGLNATTIDSVVARANSSKGGALHYFHSKDDLLYAVLDWLFSELTRSLDQVAATQESPRERLAAELELLFHSAEVNRKLYLVLFDFVTLGARADRFRKLFHDFFVGCRKRDAQIIIEGIKLQEFRRVRPEDAAATIRALVDGYCLQWLMDSSNVPVEVFRDRCGAVLGAYLLRG
- a CDS encoding redoxin domain-containing protein, with product MFRRTLRILVLSFAIALVCGPLRGEDIPPTLAIGSPAPGFCLPGIDGETHCLKDYASAKVLVIIFTCNHCPTAQLYETRIKQLVNDYKGKSVAFVAIQPNNPKAIQLDELGYTDVSDSFAEMKIRAAYRHFNFPYLYDGETQAVARAYGPTATPHVFVFGPERKLMYDGRLDNNPRPEFVTRQDARTAIDEVLADKPVQVPVTPAVGCSTKWMYKEAASEEEVSRIESQPVSVKPAMAADLDALRKNNTGKLLLVDFWATWCGPCVRELPLFQTMYRMYGHRPFQLVTASINYPDEMAGVLHELQQQHATSENLIFGAPQIYDLMAAFNPKWNGAVPYTVLISPKGEVLYDHQGPIDALELRRLIIANLPDDDYRGHQAYWHDAVYGK
- a CDS encoding DegT/DnrJ/EryC1/StrS family aminotransferase, translated to MVNRREFLASMAAAASAGPLAAAPSSNPAPAGFSNPLSASPAALAINGGKPVREKLLQVADCGMGTEYYGSEERERLDDVVTARSPFRWYGPGSNQPMQCANFEKAFGRRMRRRYVLGVTSGTAALQCAMAALGLGPGDEMILPAWTWYSCFNAIVLAGALPVFAEIDESLNIDPDDIEHRITPQTRAIMAVHLEGCPADLDRILPIARKHGLKVLEDCAQSLGADYKGRPVGSIGDIAIYSFQFCKTITSGEGGAVVTDDPVLFERACRFHDLGPLRPALKQQLGGERVAGFAGTNFRMSEFTGGVLDAQLAKLDTIVAALRQNGRRVYEGLRTLPDPRFRRSPDPEGDLKERIYLGFATRQHRDRYMKAMRAENIPAGPPNGSVILPIVPQVKNKVTAHPAWPSFSTPRGREIQYGAEACPRTIDILHRFAAVPIDPTFTEQDTQDIAAAINKVYPAIINA